A DNA window from Anastrepha ludens isolate Willacy chromosome 6, idAnaLude1.1, whole genome shotgun sequence contains the following coding sequences:
- the LOC128866655 gene encoding GATA zinc finger domain-containing protein 14-like, translated as MANNNAPGHFSRNGVSSNINAVGIDGATIGGASAGVAVSNLSDVCNFLQTPNINTALNLPAGACSYDHLIEMIRGLDLQDDGIRMNHKMKAIRSDFCALVHDENMLCECMDYINGKALGDGEMALKFAMLFSSHNFDQLAMKDIKIRSAMLKVLETNYLNADTYRVHDKERLYNSITLLGEYYNRVRLADQSPITILGESLLSLLIREVSALEPIDVRLAKLILSQITLNGDIIRVKHKNELTQLLYHIRRNLIEQPTLSATVKALLLMTLDLYYSNFTNLGAQLEQMYTKYLVQDVEDDGNNNINAGASPQAALPVYMPVMAQQSPQQLQLLQQQQQQPITPLQLQTQQSLTTLNNYSPQDQNCSAPNEAQASGVYENGGSENTANDSYESQPSTKKWSEQVCEDSLYESEFGNDFNSYEQDLKDGKDGADGGAENEVQGRLSNGRGKLSASGNSRYNDDDSLSRNARRSQKPRNSPRPLKHQAHDGYEGEGAHDEQQKQQREEQDQTKPLPRWRAPRFNRENEFQSGDKPQHNQQRRYSASFDDDHSVRSDGGSIRLYSINDRLRHSQEKMERSGSNFNSIANSNWDRQSQHADDRSERSYISNYERGNNYRRGNHHFNNRHNYDKPPRFQKQQQKDNNIHSNSWRQSRNNVMNNSYHDENSSYRSNGPESNSRSSSRARTLPRPSKSRHFDDADADDGANNASSYRRSQSPSMHRQNQQHQQRTRNFNARYSSQSSLASEASSTFDRRQRNRNFGRHAQQQQDRWEDTHSVHDQPDSNARNAKNDNSELVRNARQTVKYMNYLSSKK; from the exons ATGGCCAATAACAATGCGCCGGGCCATTTTAGCAGAAATGGCGTCAGTAGCAACATAAATGCGGTTGGAATTGATGGTGCTACCATCGGTGGGGCCAGTGCTGGAGTTGCGGTGAGCAACCTGAGCGATGTTTGCAATTTCCTCCAGACACCTAATATAAATACAGCGCTTAATTTGCCAGCAGGCGCTTGCTCATATGATCATCTTATCGAAATGATACGAGGTCTCGATCTGCAGGACGACGGAATTAGAATGAATCATAAGATGAAGGCGATCCGTTCCGATTTTTGCGCGCTAGTGCACGATGAAAACATGTTATG TGAATGCATGGACTATATTAATGGCAAAGCTCTCGGCGATGGcgaaatggcattgaaatttgcTATGCTCTTCTCGTCGCATAACTTTGACCAATTGGCAATGAAAGACATCAAAATACGTAGTGCGATGCTAAAGGTGCTCGAGACGAATTACCTGAATGCCGATACATACCGCGTCCACGATAAAGAACGGCTGTACAATTCCATCACATTATTGGGTGAATATTACAACCGTGTACGCCTGGCCGATCAATCGCCTATAACTATCTTAGGCGAATCTTTGCTATCCCTACTCATACGCGAAGTTAGCGCATTGGAACCCATCGATGTGAGATTGGCCAAATTGATACTATCACAAATCACCCTAAACGGTGATATAATTCGGGTTAAACATAAAAACGAATTGACACAACTTCTCTACCACATAAGGCGTAATTTAATTGAGCAACCCACGCTTAGTGCGACCGTTAAGGCGTTACTCCTGATGACGCTCGATCTATACTATAgtaattttactaatttgggGGCACAGTTAGAACAGATGTACACGAAATATTTGGTTCAAGATGTTGAAGACGACGGCAATAACAATATCAATGCTGGTGCGTCACCGCAAGCCGCCCTACCAGTGTATATGCCAGTGATGGCACAACAATCACCGCAGCAGTTGCAgttgttgcagcagcagcagcagcaacccaTAACACCATTGCAACTACAGACACAACAATCGTTGACTACCTTAAATAACTATTCACCGCAAGATCAAAATTGCAGTGCTCCAAACGAGGCGCAAGCAAGCGGTGTATATGAAAATGGTGGTAGTGAAAATACAGCAAATGATTCATACGAATCACAACCATCAACAAAGAAATGGAGTGAACAGGTGTGCGAAGATTCGCTCTATGAAAGTGAATTTGGCAATGATTTTAACAGCTACGAACAAGACTTAAAGGATGGTAAAGATGGTGCAGATGGTGGGGCTGAAAATGAAGTACAAGGCCGCTTGAGCAATGGACGCGGCAAATTGAGTGCCAGCGGTAATAGTCGGTACAATGACGATGATAGCTTGAGCCGCAATGCTAGGCGTTCGCAAAAACCACGCAATTCACCACGTCCGCTTAAACACCAAGCACACGATGGCTATGAAGG GGAGGGCGCACATGatgagcaacaaaaacaacagcgtgAAGAGCAGGATCAAACCAAACCACTACCTCGCTGGCGTGCGCCGCGTTTCAATCGTGAAAACGAGTTCCAAAGCGGCGATAAGCCACAGCATAACCAACAACGTCGCTACAGTGCCAGTTTCGATGATGATCACAGTGTGCGGAGCGACGGTGGCAGCATTCGTTTGTACAGCATCAACGATCGTTTACGACACTCACAGGAGAAGATGGAGCGTAGTGGTAGTAATTTCAATTCTATCGCAAATTCGAACTGGGATCGGCAGTCGCAGCATGCAGATGATCGCAGTGAGCGCTCCTATATCAGTAACTATGAGCGCGGCAACAATTACCGCCGTGGCAATCACCATTTCAATAATCGTCACAACTATGACAAACCGCCGCGCttccaaaagcaacaacaaaaagacaACAACATACATAGCAACTCGTGGCGTCAATCACGCAACAACGTAATGAACAACTCATACCACGATGAGAACTCATCATACCGCTCCAACGGGCCCGAATCGAATAGTCGCAGTTCATCGCGTGCACGCACTCTACCACGTCCAAGCAAATCACGCCACTTTGACGATGCAGACGCAGATGATGGTGCTAATAATGCTTCGTCCTATCGTCGCAGTCAGAGTCCTTCAATGCATAGGCAAAATcaacaacaccagcagcgcacACGTAATTTTAACGCGCGTTATAGTAGCCAGAGCAGCTTGGCCAGCGAAGCGTCGAGCACATTTGATAGGCGTCAACGTAATCGCAACTTTGGCCGACATGCGCAACAACAGCAAGATCGCTGGGAAGATACGCATAGCGTGCACGATCAGCCCGACAGCAATGCACGAAACGCGAAAAATGATAACAGCGAACTGGTGCGCAATGCACGTCAAACTGTCAAGTACATGAACTATTTGTCGTCGAAGAAGTGA
- the LOC128866302 gene encoding cyclic AMP-dependent transcription factor ATF-2 yields the protein MELSGNKVFDCGSDCEREKKHDMMLDLSLNDQKSENLFAGSDQTPTPTRLIRNCEEVGLFEDLRHVNPFEETFRRACEQNNGQTPVRQLDSVEAHADENSLHTPQVYPPLEAIESCEMLSKPLESPSSTTVTLDVPIVDELLNAAANTYKIGTSRQNSNSSTTSAGEYGKFYKYRTIAEKPAADVLSEPCLPYVQLPTTAIQLVQPQIITLTFPGNSGNKMLGSNLEAKPLGSLATSAIPIQTVKPFIMPKLAPAPTVSATTSATTTISATAKKSVNATPLPPLATKTPATQLATTRISAAATTAQSQQMPSQPAHEPSSASLTPTSQLPIKERLKAILSLSNKTHHAAAPLQPIKGNSRRVRGAATCAGKYDEDSIVRRRAAATRYRNKMRNEHKDLRRRNSELQAENEKLRSHIKHLEEELGKSQQQQFLQSTNGKLQSVPAQVQIPPSTLHLVMNIPTMVVPAGGQPSLMQPITYRVEKK from the exons ATGGAGTTGTCTGGCAATAAGGTGTTCGATTGTGGCAGCGATTGTGAACGTGAGAAGAAGCATGACATGATGTTGGATTTGAGCCTGAATGATCAGAAATCCGAAAATCTTTTTGCTGGCT CTGACCAGACGCCAACACCCACCCGCCTCATACGCAATTGCGAAGAAGTTGGACTCTTTGAAGATCTACGCCATGTAAATCCCTTTGAGGAGACTTTTCGTCGAGCCTGCGAGCAAAATAATGGGCAGACTCCAGTGCGGCAACTTGACTCTGTAGAAGCGCACGCCGATGAGAATTCCTTACACACGCCCCAAGTGTATCCCCCACTGGAGGCGATAGAGAGTTGTGAAATGCTCTCCAAACCACTGGAGAGCCCCTCCTCAACAACCGTGACGCTGGACGTGCCGATCGTTGATGAGCTGCTTAACGCGGCAGCTAATACTTACAAAATTGGCACGTCGCGGCAGAATTCAAACAGTTCGACAACATCTGCGGGAGAGTATGGCAAGTTTTACAAGTATCGCACGATTGCCGAGAAGCCAGCAGCTGACGTTTTGAGCGAACCATGCCTGCCATATGTACAACTACCAACAACAGCCATACAGTTGGTACAGCCGCAGATAATAACTCTAACTTTCCCAGGAAATAGTGGCAACAAAATGCTGGGTAGTAATTTAGAGGCCAAACCGCTAGGTAGCTTAGCGACCAGCGCGATACCGATACAAACCGTTAAGCCTTTCATAATGCCAAAGTTGGCACCGGCGCCAACAGTTAGCGCAACTACAAGTGCAACCACTACAATAAGCGCGACTGCGAAAAAATCCGTAAATGCAACGCCACTGCCACCATTAGCCACAAAAACTCCCGCCACACAACTTGCCACCACGCGTATCTCCGCGGCCGCCACAACGGCACAGAGTCAGCAAATGCCGTCACAACCGGCACACGAGCCGAGCAGTGCCAGTCTTACGCCCACCTCCCAACTGCCTATCAAAGAACGTTTGAAAGCAATATTGAGTCTTAGCAACAAGACGCACCACGCGGCTGCGCCATTACAACCGATAAAGGGCAACAGTCGACGTGTGCGCGGCGCAGCCACATGCGCAGGCAAATATGACGAGGATTCTATAGTGCGTAGACGTGCGGCAGCGACACGTTATCGCAATAAAATGCGCAATGAACACAAGGATCTGCGACGTCGCAACAGCGAATTGCAGGCTGAAAACGAAAAGTTGCGCTCGCACATCAAACATCTGGAGGAGGAGTTGGGCAAAAGTCAGCAACAGCAGTTTCTGCAATCAACAAACG GCAAATTACAAAGTGTACCGGCGCAGGTGCAAATACCACCTTCAACGCTGCATCTGGTAATGAATATACCCACAATGGTGGTGCCAGCTGGCGGACAACCATCACTAATGCAGCCAATCACCTATAGAGTGGAGAAGAAATAA
- the LOC128866301 gene encoding TBC1 domain family member 31 gives MANPARSEVNELTNEQNNLNDVALNNLEISNESMHKNNSDDKSANTTKAEENKMKDAGTNNGPTAKTTTTAAVSTEPATKYDEASCPENVQLSVGKTMREYPFKYKKTNNGNILTVYHTVKEGNTWNTIPITACSFGEHCTLMVAIDERGNIFGFDMLHKRYWQITAVIAKACVITPWLEFNAYLVGTKLGQLFLLDLDKSVVKKALPLAKVPIKAISFLGHPLQNHRLVLVQAGHEAVLINLKKFTVLHKLKFDDAKAKLKFACYLPRTEQIFTLLKNNCINVWSKVTLKSLRIFNPIKMRDRKLHMKGTAALTSDIAICDDYETIGNVYPDSKKVDDSKGLVIGFCYHSGNGLICLSTLDKYLLIINMYTFELQHICRLRDTVIGECVFLPHAKDILICGVTNDFGQVVIIDCRKKDSKLRIQAGQAEHLTVSNDGKLLTIINRNGVVNIWSVAKIYESLKSQEECVQLLQVAFKQNCPIPIGPAENAKAARAAERRCIDKDVRKLLSRDRLLNILHEYRWFPLKYRTLIWCALLQLPYNRRAFHNLLKLGIPPMVKQRAQHLKMRNETLKRALVRVWSCLARWCPVFAHSKFLPELIFPFVKLLPRNALVVFEICATLIMNHFQLCFEFHPLEPNNYLGLCENILQHYAPELCTFYASMHVGPEHYAWPLLYTCFSEVFLEKQWLYLWDNILGAASYFPIFIAVSFNMQMCEETMYLTDKPTIVDCFRGPCTLDACMVVKNACVLMAKCPPTLHPKRYMKEFVGLPRNVYPKFLNYPREWLAKHEEDIEAVQKEQRTIDARIRQLELEEIKLMQRLESGLRNEEHANQMKKMEKLYQDSLKREEERLACQRKVLMLYQKEVRNRKAEVAAQMQESEQRQQALKMEKDLELLMQSIECERTRNDADLLIAEEEIRNQDIELYLQKCLKAPRHSSLRVKYHDDMLRLCEERRLLKQQLHEISNLEKPALNAPSSADKSKLDTIEEKIEEIQREFNEILNSK, from the exons ATGGCCAATCCTGCAAGAAGTGAAGTTAATGAATTAACAAAtgaacaaaataacttaaatgaTGTTGCACTGAACAATTTAGAGATATCAAATGAATCGATGCATAAAAATAATAGTGATGATAAGAGTGCCAATACCACAAAGGCTGAAGAGAACAAAATGAAAGATGCAGGTACAAACAATGGGCCaactgctaaaacaacaacaacagcagctgtGTCAACTGAACCTGCGACTAAATATGATGAAGCCAGCTGTCCAGAGAACGTTCAGCTGAGTGTGGGGAAGACCATGCGCGAATACCCGTTCAAATACAAGAAAACCAATAATGG CAATATATTGACTGTTTATCATACGGTGAAAGAAGGAAATACATGGAACACCATACCTATAACTGCATGTAGCTTCGGTGAGCATTGCACACTCATGGTTGCTATCGATGAGCG TGGAAATATTTTCGGTTTCGACATGTTACACAAACGCTACTGGCAGATAACTGCAGTTATAGCAAAAGCTTGTGTTATAACGCCTTGGTTGGAATTTAACGCATATCTCGTAGGCACAAAATTGGGTCAATTGTTCCTCTTAGACTTAG ATAAATCTGTTGTGAAAAAGGCGCTACCTTTGGCCAAGGTACCAATTAAAGCCATATCATTTCTGGGACACCCTTTACAAAATCACCGTCTAGTGCTCGTGCAAGCCGGTCACGAAGCAGTacttattaatttgaaaaaattcacagtattacataaattaaaattcgaTGATGCGAAAGCTAAATTGAAATTTGCCTGTTATTTGCCACGCACAGAGCAAATTTTCACTTTGCTAAAGAATAACTGCATTAATGTGTGGTCAAAAGTCACCTTAAAGTCCTTGCGTATCTTTAATCCTATAAAAATGCGCGATCGTAAACTACACATGAAAGGTACTGCAGCTTTAACATCAGATATTGCTATTTGTGATGATTATGAAACTATAGGCAACGTTTATCCGGACTCGAAAAAAGTTGATGATTCTAAAGGTTTAGTTATTGGCTTTTGTTACCATTCCGGAAACGGTTTAATATGCCTTTCTACACTagacaaatatttattgataatCAACATGTACACTTTTGAGTTGCAACACATTTGCCGATTGCGCGATACTGTTATAGGCGAATGTGTCTTTCTGCCACATGCCAAGGACATACTCATATGTGGGGTGACGAACGATTTTGGACAGGTGGTGATTATAGATTGTCGCAAAAAGGATAGCAAATTAAGAATACAGGCGGGACAGGCAGAGCATCTTACAGTATCGAATGATGGCAAACTATTAACGATAATTAATCGCAATGGAGTGGTTAACATTTGGTCTGTTGCTAAAATTTACGAATCGCTTAAATCGCAAGAAGAATGCGTGCAGCTATTACAGGTTGCTTTCAAGCAGAATTGCCCAATACCAATTGGCCCAGCGGAAAATGCGAAAGCCGCACGTGCAGCAGAAAGGAGATGCATCGATAAAGATGTTAGAAAATTGCTCTCCCGTGATCGACTGTTGAACATACTGCACGAATATCGTTGGTTCCCACTGAAATATCGCACGCTAATATGGTGCGCACTGCTGCAATTGCCTTATAATCGGCGCGCATTTCACAACCTCTTAAAATTGGGCATACCGCCAATGGTGAAACAACGTGCGCAACACCTAAAGATGCGCAATGAAACACTGAAGCGTGCACTGGTGCGCGTATGGTCCTGCTTGGCGCGTTGGTGTCCGGTTTTTGCGCATAGCAAATTTTTGCCCGAACTAATATTTCCATTCGTTAAGTTACTGCCACGCAACGCGCTTGTCGTTTTCGAGATTTGTGCCACGCTAATAATGAATCATTTTCAATTGTGTTTCGAATTTCATCCCTTGGAACCCAATAACTATTTAGGGTTGTGTGAGAATATTTTGCAGCACTACGCGCCTGAACTGTGCACATTTTATGCAAGCATGCACGTGGGACCGGAGCACTACGCATGGCCGCTACTATATACATGCTTCTCCGAGGTATTTCTCGAAAAGCAATGGCTctatttgtgggacaacatatTGGGAGCAGCTTCGTATTTTCCCATTTTCATTGCTGTGTCATTCAATATGCAAATGTGCGAGGAAACTATGTACTTGACGGACAAGCCAACGATAGTCGACTGCTTTCGCGGGCCATGCACATTGGACGCATGCATGGTGGTGAAAAATGCGTGTGTGTTGATGGCCAAATGCCCGCCAACCTTGCATCCAAAGCGCTACATGAAAGAGTTTGTAGGCTTGCCAAGAAATGTGTATCCGAAATTCTTGAATTATCCGCGTGAATGGCTGGCCAAACACGAGGAAGATATAGAAGCTGTACAAAAGGAACAACGCACCATTGATGCGCGCATACGACAATTGGAATTGGAAGAAATCAAACTGATGCAGCGACTAGAGAGTGGCTTGCGCAATGAGGAGCATGCGAATCAAATGAAAA AAATGGAAAAGCTGTACCAGGACTCACTCAAACGAGAGGAGGAACGTTTAGCTTGTCAGCGCAAAGTGTTGATGCTGTACCAAAAAGAAGTGCGCAACCGCAAAGCTGAAGTAGCGGCTCAAATGCAGGAGTCGGAGCAACGTCAGCAAGcgctaaaaatggaaaaagatcTGGAACTGCTAATGCAGAGTATAGAGTGTGAa CGTACACGCAACGATGCTGATTTGCTTATCGCCGAGGAGGAGATACGCAATCAAGATATAGAATTATATCTGCAAAAGTGTTTAAAAGCGCCACGGCACTCTTCACTGCGCGTCAAATATCACGACGATATGCTGAGATTATGCGAGGAACGTCGCTTACTTAAGCAGCAACTGCATGAG atatcAAACTTGGAAAAACCAGCACTGAATGCGCCCAGCTCAGCCGACAAGTCCAAGTTAGACACTATAGAGGAGAAAATCGAAGAAATACAGCGGGAATTCAATGAAATACTCAATAGTAAATGA